Within the Apus apus isolate bApuApu2 chromosome 8, bApuApu2.pri.cur, whole genome shotgun sequence genome, the region AATGAGGCTGTGAAGAACATCATCCGGGAGCACTTCATCTTCTGGCAGGTGAGAGGGATTGATGGGGCCCTGGGGGTAACTTAATGCCTTGGTAGATGGGGCAGTGAAAAGGAGAGACTCTTCAAATCAAGGGGCAGTTCTCTTGGGAAACTTGCAGAAAAGATGCAGTGGTTCATGGGTGGAGAGGTAGTTCATGGGTGGAGAGGTAGTTCAGGGACATGCACTTGAATGCAAGCTGCCTTTCAGTTCTGCCTTCAAGATGTTACCAGGTAGCTTCTCATACATGGAGTGTTGCAGGTGTATTTGCACCTTGTCAGAGTTACTGAGAACTCTGCTTAACATTTGTGGCATGAACTGTACAACAGAGAGAAGCTCTGTACGTTTTGACGATACAGTTTGTTTTGGGTTCCTTCTCCACCCAGTAATTTGCTTCCAACGTGGTCTTTTGTAGGTATACCATGACAGTGAGGAAGGACAGAGGTATATACAGTTTTATAAATTAGCAGACTTCCCTTACGTCTCCATCCTGGATCCCAGAACAGGTAAGAGAAGTGACAGCTGGTTACTGTATATCCCATGAGAAGGCCTGGCAGCTGTAGCCTAGAATATCATCTTTCACAGCACCTGAAGAATCCCACTTAGGTTGTTTTGCTCTCTGAGAGACCTTGTTGTCTCTGAAGAAGTGAAGTGATGACGTTCTGGATGAACTAAGAGGATAATACTCCCCAGTCTTGCTGAAGTGTTGTGTGTTTGGTTATTGCACTTGGTGCAGCTTAGCGAGTCCTTGTTCGACAGCGAAGGTGGCGCCACCTGGTGGTGAAACTGTGGAATTAATTCTCTTCTAAGTGTCCTCTCAGAAGCTCCTTCAAGTCACGGGCTGAATAAACTACGATATTTGTAAGAATTACACGaatctgctccctgctccttgcacaGCAGTTTTGTGAAGCTCAGAGATGACTTATTAAATTGCATCTTAATTTTGAAAGACCATTTAGACattgggtttgtttgctttgggtttgttgttttttttttaattgaagaatCAGAATTCTACCAGCACTTCTTTTGATatagttaatttttcttttgtatccCAAAaccctttcttcttttatcaTCATATATTAATTGTCTGGTCTCCTGCTTCTCAGGACTGAAGTAATAGTGTCTGTGATCAGAGCTGAGATTTCTTGTTATTTGATTTAAACAACCTaaacctttaatttttttttaaaggttggAACTGAAGTTAGGACACTCCTAGCATTTTACTTAtagaaagaaatgttatttttgaaaagcTGTAGAATCCAAGCAGGCAAGAATGTAGAAATACTTCTTCATAAACTTAGTGAtttggcttttttaattttgaagccTAATTCACCATTCTGGGCACATGTTACCATAGATAAAAAGAATAGAAATAAACAAGGTCTGTATTTATGTCTGTCCATGATTGAAACCTTTTCAAGGGGGTGGAAGGAGGAACCCTGGAGGATGTTGTGGTTTCACaagtaacacacacacacagcagtgaATTATTTGTGTGTTGGACTGCAAATGTGCAGTCTTGTGCTGAAATTATGTTTCATGACATCTTTTGTTCCCTAGGCCAGAAACTAGTGGAGTGGCACCAGCTAGATGTGACTTCTTTCTTGGACCAAGTGACTGGGTTCCTGAGTGAGCATGGACAGCTGGATGGCCATTCTACCAGCCCTCCCCAGAAATGTTCTCGTTCAGTaagtatcatagaatcccagactggttggggttggaagggaccttcaagatcatccagctccaaccccctgtccttgtcccaagctcctccccagctttcctggagaccTTTCCTGAGTCCTTCTAGGAGGGCTGGAAAAACCTAAAAGAAGATGCTAGGCTGTCTTTATCCAGCTGTCCTGACTGAACATTCAGTAGAATCAAGAGACCTAATGAGTTAATGCAAGAGGATGCAAAAATACAGTGCTCCAGGGAGCACCTTCTTCCACCAGAACTATTTCTGTCCTGCAGTTTGTgctttcagtgtttgttttggatttagcagtcacagaatcatgcaTGTGAGGAAGGAAGATTTATCACTTCATTAAGTTACCACAGCATGAGgagctttctgtgctgtttgttCCTGGCAATTTGAGTAGCTTCTCTTTGGAAGACTGATCTCCTCTTGGTTTTGTACCTGCCTAAAAACCATTTCTCTGTATTTGTGTCACGTCTGTTTTGAACAGGAGAGTCTCATTGATGCCAGTGAGGACAGCCAGCTGGAAGCTGCTATCAAAGCCTCATTGCAGGAGACACATTTTGATTCCTCACAGGCCAGGCAGGAGAGTCGGTCGGATGAGGAGTCAGAGTCAGAGATTTTTTCTGGAAGTGAAGAGTTCATTTCAGTTTGTGgctctgaggaggaggaggaatcGGAGACTCCCGCCAAGTTGAGGAAGTCTCCACACAAGGACTTGGGGTATAAAAAGGAGGAGAGCCGGAGGCCTCAGCCTGAGCCCCCTGCAAGGACTGAGCCTGGGACAACATCCAACCACAGAGTAGTGCCCTGTGTTGATGCAGGGATATTGGAGGAGCCAACTGACAAGCCTGAAAGCACCTTTCGGGGCCTAGATGTGAATGGTAAGTTCCCACATTGTGGTTGTTGTCTTTATAGTGACCTGTgttctgggttttgttggggtttttttccctgaaaatctTTACGTGCTGACAAGCGTGGTTTGATCCCTTGTTCTGAAAACctaaaacttctgttttactCCCTCCCTGACACCAGACATTGGAGTGATTCACCTTGGCAGCAGCACCACTTTGGCAATAGTGCTGCCACCagaaactgcagagctgctttggtCACCAAGCTCAGATTTCTTTTGTAGACCTTGCCCATGAATAAAGTGTGCACTGGTGTAATGCAGGTGCACACGACAGGCTTCTGGCAGGATGgtagagagagaaggaaaatcaaATCAGCCCCACCTTGGGCTCAGTTAGCTTGGCTGCTTTGATGATCTGGCCTAAGTTTTACTGATGCTGCGTCCATAAATGGGTCCCCAGAGTCTCTGTTCCTCGCTGTGGTGTCTgagctgggatgcagcagagGAGGGTGGTCTCAAAGGCACTGTACTTTTCTCTGGGAGCACTGACTGGTTCCAGTCACTATTATTAACTCTTGAATGAGTCCTGAGTTTGATGTGTATATTTTAAACACTAGGTAGAAGTATATCTTGATAGCCTGGAACCTTGTCTCAGTCCCtagccctgctctgctgtgcagtaGAGCCTGCCACCTAAAATCCACCCAAGAGCTCCTTGCTGTTTGTTAACTTGTAGTAACTTCCTTTATGCCAGGACCAAAGGCACAGTTGATGCTAAGGTATCCAGATGGGAAGAGGGAACAAGTTTCACTGCCTGAACAAGCTAAACTGCTGGTGAGTGGAGTTAATCAGAATCCTTCTTTGAGTACAGGAGAGCTGAAAGTGGAGAATGTCTTTTCCTGTGGTGGCATTATTGAATGGGATGCAAAGTGGTACATCCAAGAACTGCTTGCCCTGTCATTCTGTTGTGTTTCTCCTTTGTCATTCCTCTCTTCCCATCAACAGACTCTGGCTTTGTATGTTTCCCTTGCTGCTTGGGTTGCACGTACACTCCAGTGTCTTCCTTAGTCCCAGAATTGATGGTTTCTTTGCTAAAATAACTCTATGGGGTTTTTGCATTCATCATTAAATGACCATAAAatcatataatagaatcatagagtggtttgaattggaagggaccttgttcctgccatgggcagggacacctcccaccagcccaggttgctccaagccccatccaacctgcccttcaacactgccagggatggggcagccacagcttccctgggcaacctgggccaggctctcaccaccctcacactccagaattttctcctcatgtctcacctcaatctcccctcttccagttttaatccattcccccttgtcctctcactacaagcccttgtcccaagtccctccccagctcttctgGAGCACTGGGAGGCAAATACTCTGAGCTCACTCATTTGTGGTCTGTGGGATTTCTCTAAATGGAAAAATTCAGTCATTGCTCATGGTCAGACAGCTGTAAAATCAAAGGCAAAACTCTTTGCTCTTGTTTTCCATCTCCTTCATTGTTCTTCCACACTCCCTCTGGATGTGGACAGTAGAGCAGTCTTTGGAGGAAGAACTTTTGAAGGAACAAATTTGTTACAGTATTCTTTAATGACTGTGTTTCAGGTGTGTGTCTTTACTGTGCTTTGGGCTTGTTTACCTTGGAAAAGTTGATAGGGATGGTGTGTCC harbors:
- the UBXN7 gene encoding UBX domain-containing protein 7, coding for MAAPGGSAASSALKGLIQQFTAITGASESVAKHMLEACNNNLEMAVTMFLDGGGIAEEPSTSSAGVSAVRPHTEDEVRAPIPQKQEILVEPEPLFGAPKRRRPARSIFDGFRDFQTETIRQEQELRNGGAVDKKLTTLADLFRPPIDLMHKGSFETAKECGQMQNKWLMINIQNVQDFACQCLNRDVWSNEAVKNIIREHFIFWQVYHDSEEGQRYIQFYKLADFPYVSILDPRTGQKLVEWHQLDVTSFLDQVTGFLSEHGQLDGHSTSPPQKCSRSESLIDASEDSQLEAAIKASLQETHFDSSQARQESRSDEESESEIFSGSEEFISVCGSEEEEESETPAKLRKSPHKDLGYKKEESRRPQPEPPARTEPGTTSNHRVVPCVDAGILEEPTDKPESTFRGLDVNGPKAQLMLRYPDGKREQVSLPEQAKLLALVKHVQAKGYPNERFELLTNFPRRKLSHLDYEITLQEAGLCPQETVFVQERN